TTCCCAGAATGATTCCTGCTTCGGTCATCATGTGGCTTTGTGTGGGAGAACTCGAGAGATCAGGCGATTTGCCAGCCGGCTCTCCTTCAAATGCTTTTGCAAGTCCGAAGTCGAGTAGCTTGACCGTGCCATCGGGACGGATCTTCACATTTGCAGGTTTCAGGTCGCGGTGAATAATTCCGTTCTCATGAGCATATTCCAGTGCCAGCGCAATTTGCCTGAAAATGGAAATCGTCTCTTCCAACGGCGGAGTTCCTTTTTGAAGACGGTCCGCAAGCGTCTCTCCTTCGACAAGCTCCATCACCAGCGCGCGAGTTCCGTTAAATTCTTCCAGACCGTAAATTTGCGCAATGTTTGGATGATTTAAGGACGCAAGCGTGTGAGCTTCACGCGTAAATCGTGCGAGTCTATCGGCATCGCCGGAAAAAGCGTGCGGAAGACTCTTGATCGCCACATCACGATTCAGCCTGGTGTCGCGGGCGCGATACACTTCGCCCATTCCACCTGCACCAATCACAGCCAGAATTTGATAGGAACCAACTCTCGCGCCCAAACTCAATGCCATCCCTCAGGAACGGTACCACAAAGTGCGCATTCAGTACCAGCCGGCGGTCTCGTAGCCAGTCAGGCATTTCTCCTTCCGTTACTATGATTTTCGTAAGAACCCCTTGTGCTATTATAAAATTACCTCGTTGGTTGGAATGCTGTTGAACTCATCTGACCGCTTTCGCATTGGTTTGTTGTTAACGATTTTTGCATCAGTGGTGTTCATAGCAGCAGCCGGGAAATCGGGCAGTGAACTGAAACCAAAATACTTTCTAACTTCCGACCAGACTCACAACAAATTCAGCCGTACGATACCGCCGGTATTGAAAGTGCCTAATGGGGCGGTCATTCAAGTGGATACGGAAGAAGCGTCAGATCGTCAGCTGAACATCAATTCCACTTTTGCTGATGTGTCGAAGGTTCAAATGGACCCCGTTCATCCGCTGACCGGGCCGGTTTATGTGGAGGGAGCCGAACCAGGCGACTGTTTAGCGGTGAAACTGATCAAGATTGAAATCGGCGATTGGGGTTGGGTGGGCATCTTCCACGGCTTCGGTTTTTTGTCCGATGAATTTCCAGAACCGTTTCTGAAAACATTTAAGTTGGGTAAGGATGCGAAAAGCGTTTCATTTACCGAAAAGATCAAGATTCCATTGAAGCCCTTTGCGGGTGTGATGGGTGTCGCCCCGGATACGGATGAATTGCTTTCCACCATTCCTCCGCGAGCAAACGGTGGAAACATGGATGATCCAAACATTGTGGAAGGCACCACAGTTTATTTTCCGGTTTTCGTCAAAGGGGGGCTTTTTTCAATCGGCGATACTCATGCGGCACAGGGATTGGGTGAAGTTTGCGGCACTGCTATTGAAGCGCCCATGCGGATTGTGTATCAGGTAAACGTTCTCAAGAACAAGAAAATTCCGGAGCCGCAGTACGAAACCTCAGAGTATTATGCAGTTACTGGTTTTGCGACAACAATCGACGAAGCCGCTAAGAAGGCCACACGTTACATGATCGACTATCTGGTTCAGGAACAAGGATTAAGCCGCAATGAAGCCTATGTTCTGTGTTCGCTTGCCTGCGATCTGAAAATTGCCGAGG
This window of the bacterium genome carries:
- a CDS encoding acetamidase/formamidase family protein: MLLNSSDRFRIGLLLTIFASVVFIAAAGKSGSELKPKYFLTSDQTHNKFSRTIPPVLKVPNGAVIQVDTEEASDRQLNINSTFADVSKVQMDPVHPLTGPVYVEGAEPGDCLAVKLIKIEIGDWGWVGIFHGFGFLSDEFPEPFLKTFKLGKDAKSVSFTEKIKIPLKPFAGVMGVAPDTDELLSTIPPRANGGNMDDPNIVEGTTVYFPVFVKGGLFSIGDTHAAQGLGEVCGTAIEAPMRIVYQVNVLKNKKIPEPQYETSEYYAVTGFATTIDEAAKKATRYMIDYLVQEQGLSRNEAYVLCSLACDLKIAEVVDMPHVLVTMHISKKVLGI